GCCCGGGCGGAGGCGGGCGGACGCCCGGGCTGCTGCCTTCCCGGAGGCCGTGCCGGAGGCGGGAGGGGAGCTGGCGGTCCCCGGGCCGAGCCCCAGCCTGCCCGCCTGCCCCCGAGGGCTGAGGGGTGCTGCCGCGAGACTTCTCCCTCAGGAAATCTCCTCCTCCGGGCGCTCAGCGCCGGGGCCTGGCGCGGGCCGAAAGCCGGAGCCCCTCCCCAGCCGGCCTGAGCTGCAGCGGCGGGCTGTTACCTGCCCCCAGCGCTACTGCCggcattaattaattaattagtgGTTATGAAGGTCCCTGCAGGTCTTGGGTAGCAGTAACCGTAGACGCGCAGGCGGATACGGCCGGTTTTCTTTAGCACTCCCGGATCGCACCTGTAGCTTGAATTACGCCGCTGGCTTTAGTCCCGAGCACCTGGGCTCCCGCTGGGCTCGGCAGCCGGAGGCCGGGCCGCCCCGGGATGCGAGGAGCCCTCTGCGTCCCGTTACCATTCAGGCGATTCACACGTGAAACCTCGGCATCGTGAAACACCACTGCTGTGCCCCCGTTAGCGAGCCCGGGCGGCCCGGTAGCGCCGGCAGCAGGGACATTTAgcggcagggagggagcaggcgCCGAGAGAAGGCAGCTCAGCACGGCCGAGACGCCAGCAGAATCCTTCCTGATGCCAAATTACGTGTTTTTAACGCTTTGTCCCTTGCACACAGCCATTTACCCATGTTTTCAACAATCTAAAAAACTGGATTCTGCTCCTAATTTTCTTCCCATGAGGTTACAGTAGAGAACTTCATGTCATTTGAGCGGGACAATTTGAGCAGGACAAAACCTCTGATGAAACATTAGCCAGGCAATAGATATAGGAttactttctgcaaacaagCACCACCGCGCTACAATGTAATGAAACTGTTACTTGCAACTATTTCAGGATGTTGTCGCGGCAACATACATTTTTTGACTTGATTTTTAACTGTACAGATTAATTTCTGGAGCTTCAAAATACAATGAGATGTATTTGAAATGCCTGCTATTCATTTGTGGATTTCGGAGAGTGAGAAAAAATGGGAAACGTGCCCGAGTACTGCAGAGAGGCCTTGGAGATGATTCCTTGAAACCACGAGGATGCCTGgctgttttaaaaagactttaTTTGCTTTGGCTTCTCTAATAAGTTTCGGGTCTTCTATCTTGATTGTTGTTGCAATGGGGACCCCAAAGTGGGTGACGGGAAAGATCCTTTGCAAAACAGGAGCTGATTTGGTCAATGCCACAGATCCAGAGCTGGTCAAGTTCATTGGAGAAATTTACTACGGACTCTTCCGGGGTGGCAAAATACGCCAGTGTGGGTTGGGCGGGCGGCGTTCCAAATTCACAAGTAAGTACAATTTTGGTTGAATCTTTAATCTAATGTCAAGTTCAACTTTAAAAGCACTCCATTCTTTTTGTTTATGGAACTTACAGAATgcaatcattatttttaaatttatatttgcaGCTGACTTGTGGTCTTTATGGTTTGGGATCTCAGTGTGAATGTAAAATCTCTGTCATTTCAGGCtagcttttttcttccagttatgTTCTGTAATCCTGGAATCAAGATGGGAAAAAATTCCCTAGGACTAGATTGAGGGTTGCCTTTTAGTCTTGTGAAGGGAGTGAAAGTCATTTGGAGATGATCCTGTAAATCATACTTTCCCCTTGACTGATTCTTTCCTATGCCAAGTGTTGCTCTGCAATCTCTTTGTGCCTCTGTCCTTGCCTTCTCTGTTGAactcctccctttttctttccctttatgaAGTAGAGATTTATTTGGCTGGccacatttctgtgtttctctagCTGTCCTAATGAAGATGTCTGCCACAGTGGATACTCCTAACTTTATAACATATTGAGAaaatttttaccttcttttctgGTAACTTTGGACGGAAAAAATTGCTGAACTCTTAAAAGATGTAGAAACTCTTATAACTGTAATGCTTTTAACTTAGAAGATTTTCTTGAGGTCTCAAAAGCACTCAGATTTGATCTATACTTTGGATGATTTCCAGTTTTCAAATATCCTGTGCTGTAGTGAAAATGCTATTTTGCATTGAAGATTTTTAGTTCAGTGCACAGATCCACTGCAACCTCAACCAACATGAGCTGAAGCTGCTGCAGTCTCACCCTCTCCCTGGCCCACAGCAATGCTGTCCTGCCCCATTCCTTGCAATGGCTCTGGTAGTTGTTGTGATGAGGTAGTTCAGGAAGTTAAGCTGGCCAAAAAATtaacctacaaaaaaaaaaaaaaaccttagttTCCCATAGGATCATGGCTGACTACACAACTGCACGAGCACCACTATAAAAACTCAAAGGCAGGACTGGGGGACTTCAGAGGGAATGGAGAAGAGAACCAAAGTAACCTCAACTTAGATCAGCATGACCAGTTGTTAACCTGTAATGAATTTGGACTAGTCGCTTTTACAATAACAAAGTCTTGCTGAAGCTCTGATTGTAGCCGGAACTTCATGACATGGCCATAGCAGTCATGCTCAACTGCTTTGTCTAGAGAGTTTGAACGTCTGGCAGCCTGTCCATCAGGTCAAAGCTCTTCCAGctgttctctgcttctcttcagGGCATTCAGAAATACAGTCCCAGTTCTTTCACCTTGTCCTGTCAgagagaatgaggaaaaaagtagcAAATCCCCTTTACATCTCTGTACAACTTTCTGGACTCTTTAATAAACTTTCTGATTAATTACTGTATAAGCTTAGAGGAAGGCCTAATGTTCCACCATCGCTCTGGGCTGCATCGACACATATTTGGAGGACATGATCCTACACTccttaaagaaacaaagctcTCACTGATGCTAGTAAGAATTTTCCCTGTTAGAACTGTAAAATTGCGTCATTAAAGTGCAGTGGGCACAACCATGCCTTTAGGTAAGTAAGTGTGccagagatttttccttttaaatacttaaatagcTCTATCATGTTTGAAACTTTCACAATACTGATTTCAAATTGTATCATGAAAGTATACAAAGCCTTTAAATACTTTCGCACAATGGCCAGCAGGACTGCTGGGGATTCTGTGTCTGACTTGACGTTTTTTGCTTTGAATGTCTCCCCTAATCTCCAAGCATTCTGAACTTACTGGGAAGCAAGACATGGGAGACTTTTCTTGGGGAATGTGTTAGCATGAGTGGActgcacaggcagcacagagcaagACAGAAATCTAGCACCGTACACGCTGCAGTACTGCAGTAGCTCCGACACCTTGGAATTCCAAATCCCAATAACATACGGTTATTAGTACATCACCTTTCACTGTGTTAACATTCACTAGAGCGGGCTCGCAGCTGGCACACCCTCTTTTAACTGGGATAGTGACAGCATGATCCAGTTGCCTTAATAGGTGTCCCATGCCATTTTAGACTCTTCAAGGTGTATCATctggcttccagctgctgcttctggaggTGTCCAATACACAGAATGGCATGTGTGCTAGACCCACATGGTTGTTATGGTAGTCCTAAGGCATCTAAATTGGTATAAGATGCTTATGTTTTGACAACTGCACCAAGCCCTGAGAACAAGCAGGGGAAGCCAGGCATTTTGCCTGTGTGTAACAAACACAGCTGGAATGTGTCAGGAGCCACCATGGCAATATCCTTCCTGAGGATTCTTATTTCTGCATACTAAGCCAGGCTCACTGGTCATGTCCTTGGGACTTGGCTAAGAGCCTCAGAAAAGAGGCAAGAGAATCCTTACAACCACTCTAAGCTAAACTCTGTGTGCCTTGGTGTTACACAGCCAGTTattttagaatagaatagagtatttcagttggaagggatctacaaagatcatctagtccaactgcccaACCAATTCggggctgaccaaaagttaaacaTGTTATTAAGAGCATGTCATGTCATGATGACCAAATTGTACACCCGATATTCACTGTGACATCTACCAGTTATTGCTGCCTACTTCTTATGtggcttgtttggttttttttttcaattatgcAGCATAGGAAGCaatctatttatttgtttataatataatgtactttctttttagtaattttttagTAATTAGGCTTTGCTTATTTGAATTTGTTCTTCAAAATTTGAATTAGTTCTTCAAAACATGTATGCACGTGAAGTACTACGCTACCTGAAGGGCTCTCCTTGATCAGCTTGTATTTTAGGGTTCTTCTCGATcagcttctctctttcctgtCAGTCAGCATATCACCTACAATTCCCTACTCACATTTCTTCTGTTACTAAAGGACTGCAGGATAAACTGAATATTCAGGTGCTCCACACTTCTATGCTGCTGGCCAATTTGGCCCTCCAACCCAGTAACTCTGGCTGTGACGACACAAACATGGAAGTTACCATTCTTTAGAGGCAGGTGAGCGACAGGCTGCTGCGGAAGAGCTCATGCCTATAGCAAAACATGTGAGCACTTCACCTAAAGCCCCCCCACTGCAATACAAGCTTACTATAGATGTAACTAAATGCTGCCAGATACCCAGAAGAACATAAAGGGGACATAAACACTAGATGAGAAACCAAGCAGGGAATCTGAAAGTGGAAACCTGTGGGATTAGGAAGTATGAAATCAGAGCAGATCTCACTGGAGCCAGTATTAaagacaggaagagaaagaagaataagATGAGAAAATAAGCATAGAAAGAAGTGATACTATTTTAGTCAGGAAGGGGCTGGACAAGGAAACTGGGACTATCAGACTGCAAAGGGATGAGATTAAGAGCATGGGACAGGAATGGGAAGctcaaaaaaagaagtttgggatggagagcagaggtgaaaaggacacagaaaagaatGCAGCAAAcgatgcagcagcagagataaAGACATTAACACAACTAGATAAATGAAACAGGACTTAAGTCTGAATCCTTGTTCACAGACCCTGTGTAAAGGATTATTCCTGTAGTAGAATGTCCCTGGTTTGTCTGATGAAGTGACAAATAAAGCATCATGAACTATGATGTGTGTAACTACCTGAATTGATTGCCTCTGTAAAAAATAGTGTTGTTTAAGTATAATTTAAGTTTGTAGCACCAGCACAGCAAGATGTTTACTGTTGTCAAGAGAAAATACACACTGaatagatgattttttttcttgccagttTTCCCACACATGGTGAAAAAGCTGAATACAGGACTGCACGTCATGATTGTAATGTTCCTCTGTGTGgccattttcctttctctgatcAGTTTTGGATTCTGCATTCTTAATGCAATAAAAGTTCCTTACCAGGCTATTAAAGGTCCAGCA
The sequence above is drawn from the Nyctibius grandis isolate bNycGra1 chromosome 6, bNycGra1.pri, whole genome shotgun sequence genome and encodes:
- the CLRN2 gene encoding clarin-2; translated protein: MPGCFKKTLFALASLISFGSSILIVVAMGTPKWVTGKILCKTGADLVNATDPELVKFIGEIYYGLFRGGKIRQCGLGGRRSKFTIFPHMVKKLNTGLHVMIVMFLCVAIFLSLISFGFCILNAIKVPYQAIKGPAGVCLWNFLAGGFLVLAITSFMAAVKLHHLTERIANFQENVFQFVILEEQFENCFWLCVASATAHAVNLLLIAISGINFPKIKTKTEEANVTAEDIMY